A single region of the Streptomyces sp. AM 4-1-1 genome encodes:
- a CDS encoding acyl-CoA desaturase, with the protein MPQAVSPLAEDLREGAGSAAPAGSDFTPLLRAVRGKGLLERRTGWYAAGIAANLVALGAVYAALVLLGDTWWALLLALPLAVLWTRTAFVGHDALHAQITGDRRTSRVIALVHANLLIGMNEAWWNDKHARHHANPNHIDKDPDVGVGALVWTQKQAAQREGFARWLTRNQAGLFFPMLLLEGIALKVYGFQFLRRQPIRERALSGLLMAAHLALYAALLLTVLSPGKALVFALAHHALFGLHLGMAFAPNHKGMEMPDPDGDRWGHLQRQVLTSRNVRGAVLTDWFLGGLNYQIEHHLFPSMPRPCLRLAQPLVKAHCAELGMPYAETGLVESYRQALQHMHDVGEPLR; encoded by the coding sequence ATGCCCCAGGCCGTATCCCCCCTCGCGGAGGACCTCCGCGAAGGCGCCGGAAGCGCCGCCCCCGCCGGAAGTGACTTCACCCCACTTCTGCGGGCCGTCAGGGGGAAGGGCCTCCTGGAGCGGCGCACCGGCTGGTACGCCGCGGGCATCGCCGCCAACCTCGTCGCCCTCGGTGCGGTGTACGCCGCACTGGTGCTGCTCGGCGACACCTGGTGGGCCCTGCTGCTCGCCCTGCCCCTGGCGGTCCTGTGGACCCGTACGGCCTTCGTCGGGCACGACGCCCTGCACGCGCAGATAACCGGCGACCGCAGGACGAGCCGCGTCATCGCCCTGGTCCACGCCAATCTGCTCATCGGCATGAACGAGGCGTGGTGGAACGACAAGCACGCACGGCACCACGCCAACCCGAACCACATCGACAAGGACCCGGACGTCGGCGTCGGGGCACTCGTCTGGACCCAGAAGCAGGCCGCGCAGCGCGAGGGATTCGCCCGCTGGCTCACCCGTAACCAGGCCGGACTGTTCTTTCCGATGCTGCTTCTCGAAGGCATCGCCCTCAAGGTCTACGGCTTCCAGTTCCTGCGCCGGCAGCCGATCCGCGAACGGGCCCTGTCCGGGCTGCTGATGGCCGCCCACCTCGCCCTCTACGCGGCTCTGCTGCTCACCGTGCTGTCCCCCGGCAAGGCCCTGGTCTTCGCGCTCGCACACCACGCGCTGTTCGGCCTCCACCTGGGCATGGCCTTCGCGCCGAACCACAAGGGCATGGAGATGCCCGACCCCGACGGTGACCGCTGGGGTCATCTCCAGCGCCAGGTCCTCACGTCCCGCAACGTGCGCGGCGCCGTTCTGACCGACTGGTTCCTCGGCGGACTCAACTACCAGATCGAGCACCACCTCTTCCCGAGCATGCCCCGCCCCTGTCTGCGGCTCGCGCAGCCCCTCGTCAAGGCGCACTGCGCGGAGCTGGGCATGCCGTACGCCGAGACCGGACTCGTCGAGTCCTACCGGCAGGCACTCCAGCACATGCACGACGTCGGCGAACCCCTCCGGTAG
- a CDS encoding oxygenase MpaB family protein → MKRYDRLKEIQRLDPERDFLEIYRLTVAYEFPWDITRALELALYRTYAVPAIGRLLAETAELTERSQKRYDDTALLLDAVTEHGFDSVQGRTAVRRMNQMHRAYDIGDDDMRYVLCTFVVVPKRWLDDYGWRRLSDHELRASAAYYRTLGARMGIKDLPETYQDFERTLDAYEDEHFGWDDGGRQVADATLALMASWYPSALAPLVRGASLALLDDPLLRAFRYERPGPLARRLTRGALRARARAVRLLPPRSRPHHARQNPEIKGYPNGYELSELGTFPTPGIGGCPVPRPRGTVAPAE, encoded by the coding sequence GTGAAACGGTACGACCGGCTGAAGGAGATCCAACGCCTCGACCCGGAGCGGGACTTCCTGGAGATCTACCGGCTCACGGTGGCGTACGAATTCCCCTGGGACATCACGCGCGCACTCGAACTCGCCCTCTACCGGACCTACGCGGTCCCGGCCATCGGCCGACTGCTCGCGGAGACGGCCGAGCTGACGGAGCGTTCGCAGAAGCGGTACGACGACACCGCACTGCTGCTCGACGCCGTGACGGAACACGGCTTCGACAGTGTCCAGGGCCGTACCGCCGTCCGCCGGATGAACCAGATGCACCGCGCCTACGACATCGGCGACGACGACATGCGGTACGTCCTGTGCACCTTCGTCGTCGTCCCCAAGCGGTGGCTCGACGACTACGGCTGGCGTCGGCTCAGCGACCACGAACTGCGGGCCTCCGCCGCCTACTACCGGACACTCGGCGCCCGCATGGGCATCAAGGACCTGCCGGAGACGTACCAGGACTTCGAGCGCACCCTCGACGCCTACGAGGACGAGCACTTCGGCTGGGACGACGGAGGCAGGCAGGTCGCCGACGCGACACTGGCGCTCATGGCCTCCTGGTACCCGAGCGCTCTGGCGCCGCTCGTCCGCGGGGCCAGTCTCGCTCTCCTCGACGATCCGTTGCTGCGGGCCTTCCGCTACGAGCGGCCGGGCCCCCTGGCCCGTCGCCTCACCCGTGGCGCCCTGCGCGCACGGGCCCGCGCGGTACGTCTGCTGCCACCGCGCTCGCGACCGCACCACGCCCGCCAGAACCCGGAGATCAAGGGCTATCCGAACGGGTACGAGCTCTCCGAGCTCGGCACGTTCCCCACCCCCGGCATCGGCGGCTGTCCGGTGCCGCGCCCGCGCGGGACGGTCGCCCCCGCCGAGTGA
- a CDS encoding ion transporter, whose product MTPTAPARRNPEPPRPPVPRRPRERAADGTPSRRRALAHRCRSVTEARWFAVAVFVLILANAVVLGAETYAGLVDRWHGWLRIVETGFLVAFATEILLRAGAYADRPKGFFRDPWNLFDLAVVLSAFLPMVRENGTVLRLLRLARVLRAARFLPQLRIVLVAVGRSLPGTVSFLLVGSLLLYLYAMVGWLFFSADDPERFGSIGRAILTLFLLMTLDGLGAAVHGGLEISRWSFLYYASYVLIASFVLVNVLIGVVINSLDEARALEGDDERASAGAAPRESPDGGPDGAREAGIPVPPHSPAGGPVRTHEAAMRAGPGDAALLRTRIEAARVALDELESTLGLLMPGAADEVGNGSPERALDGATAGSPVGQGRRDEERSVEIRPLRNEGVCRP is encoded by the coding sequence ATGACACCCACCGCGCCGGCGCGGCGGAACCCCGAGCCGCCCCGGCCGCCCGTGCCGCGACGACCACGTGAACGGGCGGCGGACGGGACACCGTCGAGGCGCCGGGCGCTCGCCCACCGCTGCCGTTCGGTCACCGAAGCCCGCTGGTTCGCCGTCGCCGTCTTCGTCCTCATCCTGGCCAATGCCGTAGTGCTCGGCGCCGAGACCTACGCCGGGCTCGTCGACCGGTGGCACGGATGGTTACGCATCGTCGAGACCGGATTCCTCGTGGCGTTCGCCACGGAGATCCTGCTGCGCGCCGGGGCGTACGCCGACCGTCCCAAGGGCTTCTTCCGCGATCCGTGGAACCTCTTCGACCTCGCCGTGGTGCTCTCAGCGTTCCTCCCCATGGTCCGCGAGAACGGCACCGTGCTGCGCCTGCTGAGACTGGCCCGGGTGCTGCGGGCGGCCCGGTTCCTGCCCCAGCTGCGCATCGTGCTGGTCGCCGTGGGCAGAAGCCTGCCCGGCACGGTCAGCTTCCTGCTCGTCGGCTCGCTCCTGCTCTATCTGTACGCGATGGTCGGCTGGCTGTTCTTCTCCGCGGACGATCCGGAACGCTTCGGCTCCATCGGGCGGGCGATCCTCACCCTCTTCCTGCTGATGACGCTGGACGGTCTCGGTGCGGCGGTCCACGGCGGTCTGGAGATCTCCCGCTGGAGCTTCCTCTACTACGCGTCGTATGTGCTGATCGCCTCCTTCGTCCTGGTCAACGTGCTGATCGGAGTCGTGATCAACTCGCTCGACGAGGCGCGGGCCCTGGAGGGCGACGACGAGCGTGCCTCCGCGGGGGCGGCTCCGCGAGAGTCCCCGGACGGCGGACCGGACGGCGCGCGAGAGGCGGGGATTCCGGTGCCACCCCACTCGCCTGCCGGCGGACCGGTCCGGACGCACGAGGCGGCGATGCGGGCCGGGCCGGGTGACGCGGCGCTGCTGCGGACCAGGATCGAGGCGGCCAGAGTGGCCCTTGACGAGTTGGAGTCGACGCTCGGCCTGCTCATGCCTGGCGCTGCCGACGAGGTCGGGAACGGCTCCCCCGAGAGGGCCCTCGACGGGGCTACGGCCGGCTCGCCCGTCGGACAGGGGCGACGGGACGAGGAGCGGAGCGTCGAGATCAGGCCATTGCGCAATGAGGGGGTCTGTCGGCCCTGA
- the mgtA gene encoding magnesium-translocating P-type ATPase: MSSVPESSAAAGTGRAGSDASPSSVPVRLAAAAQGPASGDGAALTSLQVLRALGSGPRGLLETEADERLVRFGENVLPAWRPVSWPRRFVRSLRDPFTSVLLCLGIVSAVVSAWGTACVILVLVTLSCVLRSGEEHRADRSMASLRELVATTASVLRRTSADPAPPREIPVGELVPGDVIRLGPGDLVPADVRLLRASGLTVHQAALTGESAPVAKYPVDAPAPGGGGAGPFARPQLCFQGSSVTSGSGTAVVVATGADTRFAAAHDGAARRRGASAFDRSVQGISWTLIRFMLLTPPLVLMANAALRGRGLETLPFAVAVAVGLTPEMLPVIVTTALARGASLLARTSGVIVKRLPALHDLGAIDVLCLDKTGTLTQDRPVVDRALDGTGRPDGEVLHWAGVNALWTLQLADLPAPDALDEAVLDAAEGRPGSLSAYDGVAALPFDPVRRVATAVVRRPGRLGVHTLVTKGAVEAVLARCALDDDERLRLETLASAEAGNGLRLLAVARTERPARLGSYTAADEQGLTFLGFVALRDALTPSAADALAVLKRRGVAVKILTGDHPGTAARACHDLGLAAGDVITADEIDALSDRELTTAAERATVFARCTPEHKARIVSALRGGGHTTGFLGDGVNDLPALHAADVGICPRNAVDVARETAEVVLAEKDLTAIDRAITAGRHSSGNIATYLRITLSSNLGNVIAMLCAGLMLPFLPMLPAQVLVQNLCFDAAQLAFAFDRPAPAVLRRPTVLRPRDFLRFITGFGLLNATADLATFGVLALALRGPGGTGDEAAFHAGWFTENLLTQALVMLLLRTGRRAAGCRTGRPLWAAACGLAAIGVLLPVTPLGPPLGMSALPPLYYPLLGAVLALYATALAAARRRYENKRTT, from the coding sequence GTGAGCTCGGTGCCTGAGAGCAGCGCAGCCGCGGGGACCGGCCGCGCCGGTTCCGACGCCTCGCCGTCCTCCGTACCGGTACGGCTCGCGGCAGCGGCTCAAGGGCCCGCGTCCGGGGACGGCGCCGCTCTCACCTCGCTCCAGGTGCTGCGCGCACTGGGCAGCGGGCCGCGCGGACTGCTGGAGACGGAGGCCGACGAGCGGCTGGTCCGCTTCGGGGAGAACGTGCTTCCCGCCTGGCGCCCGGTGTCCTGGCCCCGGCGGTTCGTCCGCAGTCTGCGTGATCCGTTCACCTCGGTGCTGCTCTGCCTCGGGATCGTCTCGGCCGTCGTGAGCGCCTGGGGCACGGCCTGTGTGATTCTCGTGCTCGTCACCCTCAGCTGTGTGCTGCGCTCCGGCGAGGAGCACCGGGCCGACCGGTCGATGGCGTCGCTGCGGGAGCTGGTGGCGACCACCGCGAGCGTGCTGCGCCGTACGTCCGCGGACCCGGCGCCCCCGCGTGAGATTCCGGTGGGTGAGCTGGTGCCGGGCGATGTGATCCGGCTCGGTCCCGGAGATCTCGTACCGGCCGATGTGCGGCTGCTGCGGGCGAGCGGGCTGACCGTGCACCAGGCGGCGCTGACCGGCGAGTCGGCTCCGGTCGCGAAGTATCCGGTCGACGCACCGGCTCCGGGGGGCGGCGGGGCCGGTCCGTTCGCGCGGCCCCAGCTCTGTTTCCAGGGCAGCAGTGTGACGTCCGGCAGCGGTACGGCGGTGGTCGTCGCGACGGGCGCGGACACCCGGTTCGCCGCCGCGCACGACGGGGCGGCCCGCCGTCGTGGTGCGAGCGCGTTCGACCGGTCGGTGCAGGGGATCTCCTGGACGTTGATCCGGTTCATGCTGCTCACCCCGCCGCTGGTGCTGATGGCCAACGCCGCGCTGCGGGGGCGCGGTCTGGAGACCCTGCCGTTCGCGGTGGCCGTGGCGGTCGGTCTGACACCGGAGATGCTGCCGGTCATCGTGACGACGGCGCTGGCCCGGGGTGCTTCGCTGCTGGCACGCACGAGCGGGGTGATCGTCAAACGGCTGCCCGCGCTGCACGATCTCGGGGCGATCGATGTGCTGTGCCTCGACAAGACGGGCACGCTCACCCAGGACCGGCCCGTCGTCGACCGCGCCCTGGACGGAACGGGCCGGCCCGACGGCGAGGTACTGCACTGGGCGGGGGTCAACGCGCTGTGGACGTTGCAGCTCGCCGATCTCCCCGCGCCGGACGCGCTCGACGAGGCGGTGCTGGATGCGGCGGAGGGGCGGCCCGGGTCGTTGTCGGCCTACGACGGGGTGGCGGCGCTGCCGTTCGACCCGGTACGCCGCGTCGCCACCGCCGTGGTCCGGCGCCCCGGTCGGCTCGGCGTCCACACCCTGGTCACCAAGGGCGCGGTGGAGGCCGTGCTCGCGCGGTGCGCGCTCGACGACGACGAGCGGCTGCGGCTGGAGACACTGGCCTCGGCGGAGGCGGGGAACGGCCTGCGGCTGCTCGCGGTGGCCCGGACGGAGCGACCCGCCCGGCTCGGCTCCTACACAGCGGCCGACGAGCAGGGGCTGACGTTCCTCGGGTTCGTCGCGTTGCGCGATGCCCTCACCCCGAGCGCGGCCGACGCGCTGGCGGTGCTGAAGCGGCGGGGGGTCGCCGTGAAGATCCTCACCGGTGACCATCCGGGGACGGCCGCCCGTGCCTGTCACGATCTGGGTCTGGCCGCCGGGGACGTGATCACCGCCGACGAGATCGACGCGCTGTCGGACCGGGAACTCACCACCGCCGCCGAGCGGGCCACGGTGTTCGCCCGCTGCACGCCCGAGCACAAGGCCCGGATCGTCTCGGCGCTGCGCGGCGGCGGACACACCACCGGATTCCTCGGCGACGGTGTCAACGATCTTCCCGCTCTGCACGCCGCCGATGTCGGCATCTGCCCGCGCAACGCGGTCGACGTGGCGCGGGAGACCGCGGAGGTGGTGCTGGCGGAGAAGGACCTCACCGCGATCGACCGGGCGATCACCGCGGGCCGGCACAGCAGCGGCAACATCGCCACCTACCTCCGCATCACGCTCTCCTCCAACCTCGGCAACGTCATCGCCATGCTCTGCGCCGGGCTGATGCTGCCCTTCCTGCCGATGCTCCCGGCCCAGGTCCTGGTGCAGAACCTCTGTTTCGACGCCGCCCAGCTGGCGTTCGCCTTCGACCGGCCCGCCCCGGCGGTGCTCCGGCGCCCGACCGTGCTGCGCCCGCGTGACTTCCTGCGTTTCATCACCGGTTTCGGTCTGCTGAACGCCACCGCGGACCTGGCGACGTTCGGCGTGCTCGCCCTGGCCCTGCGCGGGCCGGGCGGTACGGGCGACGAGGCGGCGTTCCACGCCGGGTGGTTCACCGAGAACCTGCTGACGCAGGCTCTGGTGATGCTGCTCCTGCGGACCGGGCGTCGTGCCGCCGGTTGCCGGACCGGCAGGCCGCTGTGGGCGGCGGCGTGCGGTCTGGCCGCGATCGGGGTGCTGCTGCCGGTCACACCGCTCGGGCCGCCGCTGGGCATGAGCGCGCTTCCGCCGCTCTACTATCCGCTGCTCGGCGCCGTCCTCGCGCTGTACGCCACCGCGCTGGCGGCGGCGAGAAGGCGTTACGAGAACAAGCGGACGACGTGA
- a CDS encoding PPOX class F420-dependent oxidoreductase, with protein sequence MGHRMSQDEWRVFVSEGTRTGKLSTVRADGSPHIAPVWFLLDGDDLVFNTGKETVKGRNLARDGRVALCVDDDRPPFAYAVLQGRAELSEDPEELRRWATRIAGRYMGERAAAEFGARNAVPGELLVRVRIDKVVALAAVAD encoded by the coding sequence ATGGGACACAGAATGAGTCAGGACGAATGGCGGGTGTTCGTCTCCGAGGGCACACGCACCGGGAAGCTGTCCACCGTCAGGGCCGACGGCAGTCCGCACATCGCACCCGTCTGGTTTCTCCTCGACGGTGACGATCTCGTCTTCAACACCGGGAAGGAGACCGTCAAGGGCCGCAACCTGGCCCGTGACGGACGGGTCGCCCTGTGCGTCGACGACGACCGTCCGCCGTTCGCCTACGCGGTGCTCCAGGGCCGGGCCGAACTGAGTGAGGACCCGGAGGAGTTGCGGCGCTGGGCGACCCGTATCGCGGGCCGCTACATGGGTGAGCGGGCTGCCGCCGAGTTCGGCGCGCGCAATGCCGTCCCCGGGGAACTGCTCGTCCGGGTACGGATCGACAAGGTGGTCGCGCTCGCGGCCGTGGCCGACTGA
- a CDS encoding TerD family protein codes for MGVTLAKGGNVSLSKEAPGLTAVTVGLGWDVRTTTGADHDLDASALLCSDAGRVLSDQHFVFYNNLTSPDGSVQHTGDNLTGEGEGDDESVNVDLAAVPADVSKIVFPVSIHEAESRGQSFGQVRNAFIRVVNRANGVELARYDLSEDASTETAMVFGELYRHGAEWKFRAVGQGYASGLAGIASDYGVNV; via the coding sequence ATGGGTGTGACCCTCGCCAAGGGCGGCAACGTCTCCCTGTCGAAGGAGGCGCCCGGCCTGACCGCGGTGACGGTCGGCCTGGGCTGGGATGTACGGACGACGACCGGCGCCGATCATGATCTGGACGCCAGTGCGCTGCTGTGCTCGGACGCGGGCAGGGTGCTGTCCGACCAGCATTTCGTCTTCTACAACAATCTGACGAGCCCGGACGGATCTGTCCAGCACACCGGGGACAACCTCACCGGCGAGGGCGAGGGCGACGACGAGTCCGTCAACGTCGACCTGGCCGCCGTCCCGGCCGATGTCTCGAAGATCGTCTTCCCCGTCTCGATCCACGAGGCGGAGAGCCGCGGTCAGAGCTTCGGCCAGGTGCGCAACGCCTTCATCCGCGTGGTGAACCGGGCGAACGGCGTGGAGCTCGCGCGGTACGACCTGAGCGAGGACGCCTCCACGGAGACCGCGATGGTGTTCGGCGAGCTGTACCGGCACGGCGCGGAGTGGAAGTTCCGTGCGGTGGGTCAGGGGTACGCCTCCGGTCTGGCCGGTATCGCGTCCGACTACGGGGTCAACGTCTGA
- a CDS encoding MOSC domain-containing protein has product MPNATITTVSSSGSYTFTKHNRDSITLLTGLGVEGDVHAGVTVKHRSRMAQDPTRPNLRQVHLIDEELFDELREAGFEVAPGDLGENVTTRGVDLLALPTGTLLTLGDEAVVEVTGLRNPCLQIDHFQDGLLKRVVGRDEAGNTVRKAGIMGVVVAGGTVRPGDPVKTEVPSGPHRPLERV; this is encoded by the coding sequence GTGCCGAACGCGACGATCACGACGGTGAGCAGCAGCGGCTCCTACACCTTCACCAAGCACAACCGGGACAGCATCACCCTGCTGACCGGGCTCGGTGTCGAGGGGGACGTGCACGCGGGAGTCACGGTCAAACACCGCTCCCGGATGGCGCAGGACCCCACGCGGCCCAACCTCCGACAGGTCCACCTCATCGACGAAGAACTCTTCGACGAGCTGCGAGAGGCGGGCTTCGAGGTCGCCCCCGGTGATCTCGGGGAGAACGTCACCACACGCGGCGTGGACCTCCTCGCACTGCCCACGGGCACCCTGCTGACCCTCGGCGACGAAGCCGTCGTCGAGGTCACCGGGCTGCGCAATCCGTGCCTGCAGATCGACCACTTCCAGGACGGGCTGCTCAAGCGGGTCGTCGGCAGGGACGAGGCGGGCAACACCGTCCGCAAGGCCGGGATCATGGGGGTCGTCGTGGCCGGCGGTACCGTACGGCCGGGCGACCCGGTCAAGACGGAGGTGCCCAGCGGCCCCCACCGTCCGCTGGAACGCGTGTAG
- a CDS encoding metalloregulator ArsR/SmtB family transcription factor, translating to MSTGTVSGFDDPPAEVLAEAAAAFGLLATPARLHIVWALSQGECDVTGLAERVGSTLPSVSQHLTKLKLAGLVRSRREGRRQVYLVDDPDVVTVVRLMVGQLAERAGYATARPARLRELGA from the coding sequence GTGTCGACAGGTACCGTGAGCGGTTTCGACGACCCGCCCGCGGAGGTGCTGGCGGAGGCGGCTGCCGCCTTCGGTCTGTTGGCGACTCCGGCGCGGCTGCACATCGTGTGGGCGCTGTCCCAGGGCGAGTGCGATGTGACGGGGCTCGCGGAGCGGGTCGGCTCGACGCTGCCGTCCGTGAGCCAGCATCTGACGAAGCTGAAGCTGGCCGGGCTCGTTCGCTCGCGACGGGAAGGCAGGCGGCAGGTGTATCTCGTGGACGACCCCGATGTGGTGACGGTGGTGCGGCTGATGGTCGGACAGCTCGCCGAGCGTGCCGGTTACGCGACCGCGCGGCCGGCCCGCCTCCGTGAGCTCGGTGCCTGA
- the tatA gene encoding Sec-independent protein translocase subunit TatA: MLRNGLEPWHLLIVAIVLIALFASKKLPDTARAVGKSLRILKSETRAMRDEEPK; this comes from the coding sequence ATGTTGCGCAACGGCCTGGAACCCTGGCATCTGCTGATCGTGGCCATCGTGCTGATCGCACTGTTCGCGTCGAAGAAACTGCCGGACACCGCCCGCGCGGTGGGCAAGTCCCTCCGCATCCTCAAGAGCGAGACCCGGGCCATGAGGGACGAGGAGCCGAAGTGA
- a CDS encoding roadblock/LC7 domain-containing protein has translation MALDKELDWLLDDLTSRVEYIRHALVLSNDGLVTAASTGLPREDAEHLAAVSSGLHSLARGSGHHFRVGKARQTMVEFDEALLFVTAAGDGSCLCVMSAAEADVGQVAYEMTLLVNRVGEHLGVAVRQGGGPDVF, from the coding sequence ATGGCATTGGACAAGGAACTTGACTGGCTTCTCGACGATCTGACGAGCCGGGTCGAGTACATACGACACGCGCTGGTGCTGTCCAACGACGGACTGGTGACCGCAGCCAGCACCGGACTGCCACGCGAGGACGCGGAGCACCTGGCCGCCGTCTCCTCGGGGCTGCACAGCCTGGCCCGTGGCTCGGGACACCACTTCCGGGTCGGGAAGGCCCGTCAGACCATGGTGGAGTTCGACGAGGCACTTCTCTTCGTGACGGCGGCGGGGGACGGGAGCTGCCTGTGCGTGATGAGTGCGGCGGAGGCGGACGTCGGCCAGGTGGCGTACGAGATGACACTGCTCGTCAACCGGGTCGGGGAGCATCTGGGAGTCGCCGTGAGACAGGGTGGCGGCCCCGACGTGTTCTGA
- a CDS encoding LCP family protein, protein MAGSHKAASGRGGDRGTGRRKGGGPRRLALTGLSFLILLIAGVGWGYLRLTGNIDTFDADGISGDRPPGSSKGQNVLVIGSDSRAGENSDLGGGDGDVGRSDTAFLLHVYADHRHAVAVSIPRDTLVDIPACRLPSGDWTAPRHDVMFNAAFSVGETAQGNPACTQNTVEQLTGLRVDHTVVVDFAGFSKLTSAVGGVPVCLPKDIYQGDLDPNRATRGKRIFAEGPQTVSGQKALDYVRIRHGLGDGSDIGRIKRQQAFVGSLIKKVKSKGFDPATLLPLADAATDSMTVDPGLGSADRLLSFVMSLKNVDLHNTKFVTVPWRYAGARVAIVEPDASALWAALKADRTVDGQDAGAGGPGVTASPAPSPGSTGPVSGTGISVTVENGTTVTGLAGRAGGLLRSHGFTVTGTVTAERQDHTTTVVEYGPGLREEAAITARLFAGAETRAGTAPGLRVIVGASYAKDPATTPAAPPNAPSALPSTVGDGARSADDDLCADLSYG, encoded by the coding sequence ATGGCGGGCAGTCACAAGGCGGCGAGCGGGCGAGGCGGGGACAGGGGGACCGGTCGCCGGAAGGGCGGAGGGCCGCGCCGGTTGGCACTGACCGGGCTCTCGTTCCTCATCCTGCTCATCGCCGGCGTCGGCTGGGGCTACCTCCGACTGACCGGCAACATCGACACGTTCGACGCGGACGGCATCTCCGGCGATCGGCCCCCCGGCTCGTCCAAGGGACAGAACGTGCTCGTCATCGGCTCCGACTCCCGCGCCGGCGAGAACAGCGACCTCGGCGGCGGCGACGGGGACGTGGGCCGCTCCGACACCGCGTTCCTGCTCCATGTGTACGCGGACCACAGACACGCGGTCGCCGTGTCGATACCCCGGGACACCCTCGTCGACATCCCGGCGTGCCGGCTGCCCAGCGGCGACTGGACCGCCCCACGGCACGACGTCATGTTCAACGCGGCGTTCTCGGTGGGGGAGACCGCCCAGGGCAATCCGGCCTGCACCCAGAACACCGTGGAACAGCTCACGGGACTGCGCGTCGACCACACCGTGGTGGTCGACTTCGCCGGCTTCTCGAAACTCACCTCGGCCGTCGGAGGGGTACCGGTGTGCCTGCCCAAGGACATCTACCAGGGGGATCTCGACCCGAACCGGGCCACACGCGGAAAACGGATCTTCGCCGAGGGACCGCAGACGGTCTCGGGACAGAAGGCCCTGGACTACGTGCGCATACGGCACGGCTTGGGCGACGGCTCCGACATAGGACGGATCAAGCGCCAGCAGGCGTTCGTCGGATCACTCATCAAGAAGGTCAAGTCGAAGGGCTTCGACCCGGCCACGCTGCTGCCGCTCGCCGACGCCGCCACCGATTCGATGACCGTGGACCCCGGCCTCGGTTCGGCCGACCGGCTGCTGTCGTTCGTGATGTCGCTGAAGAACGTCGATCTGCACAACACCAAGTTCGTCACCGTCCCCTGGCGGTACGCGGGCGCCCGCGTCGCGATCGTCGAGCCCGACGCCTCCGCGCTGTGGGCGGCGCTGAAGGCGGACCGCACCGTCGACGGCCAGGACGCCGGGGCCGGGGGACCGGGCGTCACGGCGTCCCCCGCACCGTCGCCGGGCTCCACCGGCCCGGTCTCCGGTACGGGCATCAGCGTCACCGTCGAGAACGGCACCACGGTCACCGGCCTGGCCGGCCGTGCGGGCGGACTCCTCAGGTCCCACGGCTTCACCGTCACCGGCACGGTCACCGCGGAACGCCAGGACCACACCACCACCGTCGTCGAGTACGGCCCCGGCCTGCGGGAAGAGGCCGCCATCACCGCCCGTCTGTTCGCCGGAGCCGAGACCCGGGCGGGCACGGCTCCCGGGCTCCGGGTGATCGTCGGCGCCTCGTACGCGAAGGACCCGGCCACCACCCCGGCCGCGCCGCCGAACGCCCCCTCCGCCCTGCCCTCGACGGTCGGGGACGGGGCCCGGTCCGCCGACGACGACCTGTGCGCCGACCTCTCGTACGGCTGA